ATATAAAAAAACTACAGATAAAATACCTGTAGTTTTCCTCTTTTTATATTCAATTCAATTATGATTTAAAGAATGCTAAAAGATCTCTGTTGATCGTTTCAGCTTCTGTAGTAGGCATACCGTGTGGGAAACCGGGATAGGAGATCAGTTTACCATTTTTAAGAAGGGTAGCAGCTACTTTCCCTGTTGTCTCAAATGGTACAATCTGATCATCTTCCCCATGCATCACCAAAACAGGAACATCAACACTCTTAAGATCCTCTGTGAAATCAGTTTCTGAAAATGCCTTAACACAGTCATAGTGAGCTTTTATAGAACCGCTCATTCCCTGTCTCCACCAGTTTCTCTGGATGCCTTCGGAAACTTTGGCCCCTTCTCTGTTATAACCATAAAAAGGGAAGGTAAGATCAATGAAAAACTGCTGTCTGTGTTGAGCCGTATTATTTCGGATATCATCAAAAACAGAAATCGGAACTCCGTTAGGGTTGTTCTCATTCTGAACCATAATCGGAGTAACAGCACTTACTAAAACAGCCTTCGAAACTCTTCCTTTGCCATGTTTTGAAACATATCTGATCACTTCACCTCCTCCGGTAGAGTGTCCCACATGAATGACATCTTTCAGATCCAAAGCCTGAACAATTTCAGCAACATCAGAAGCGTAAGTGTCCATATCATGTCCGTAAGGAGTCTGCTCAGATCTTCCGTGGCCTCTTCTGTCATGAGCAATTACTCTGTATCCCTGTTCCAAGAAGAAAAACATCTGTGCGTCCCAGTCATCGCTTGATAAAGGCCATCCATGATGAAAGAAAATGGTTGGTCCTTTGCCCCAGTCTTTGTAGTAAATTTCAGTTCCGTCTTTTAATGTAAGTGTACTCATAGGTTTATTTTTGTTAGATTAATACATGACAAATCTGTTTTCGATTTTCATATTCACAAATTTATATTGAAAATTTTCACTAAACATTGATCTAAGGTAATGTTTTGATTAAAATATCGAAGCAATAAAATATATCATTAACGTTAATTTAACAGGAGATTTAAAGAACTTTAGAACTTGTAAAATTAAAATGTGGGTGATAATTGGGATTGTTTGACTTTTCCATTCTCCTTTTCTATAAAAGTTAGGTGAAAAAAATATTTTGAAATCAAAAATTACCCGGTGGATCCATTCCAGGATGAAGATCTGTATTGTGAAGTAAAGGATGAGAATTTCAGATTATTGCCTAAAGAAATAAGGTTGAAAGCGGAAAAGCTATTGAAAGATGCCAGCAAAGGAATACACTAAATCTATTAAAAACCACTATTATCAGGGATATTTGTATCCGTTTCCTTTAATTATCTTTCATTAAAAATAAAGCGGTGAAAAACTTCATGATTTTAACCTCATTTTTAGCGTTGGTTAGCTGTAAAGCGGATGCTCAAAAATTAAAAGTTTTTACGATTTTTAGAGAACCCAAAAAGGTTGCAAAAGAAGTTTCGGAAACAGGTAAAACACATACATATACAACTCGTCAGGAAGTTACAGAACGCCTTAATCCCCTCATTTTTATGCTTTCCAAAAATGATGGAACACTTAAATTTCGACTACAAGGAAATATCAGTTCCAGTGGGCATAGCATTCGTCAGGTCAGAAAAATGCGGTATGAAAAAGGAGAACAAAATGGCAATTTCATTACCCTTAGATATTTTGTGGAGATCAAAAAAATCCCAGGTAAAGAAAGTGCTGATGTAAAAGGTTATAATTATTCAAAAGACGAAACCTATACAATACCTAAAGATGTTAAAGTAATAAATATTGAATTGTACGAAGACCGGATTAATGATACATCTGCTACAAAACCAAAATTTATCGCTCAACAAACCTTTAATTTCTTTGATAGAATTTAAAGGTCTGAAAATGATAACACAGAATACAGACTTTGTATAAAATTGAATATATAATTATACACTAAGCTACAATGAAAAATATTTTTGTTTTCTCATTTTTGAGCGTCATTTTGGTAATGCTCTTAAGCTGCAAAGATCCTGAAAGAAAAAAAACAAATTTTCAGAATTATCTGAAAAATACCAACTGGATTGTTGATAGTGGAGGACTGGTGATCCCAGATGGCGAAAAAACCTATAGCCTGTCTAAAAAAATAGATACTGTACTGATCTTCAATTTTCATGCAATCAACTTTTTGGATGAAGAAAAATTTGAAAGTTATGATAGCTGGGAATGTGGCAATGATTGTTTTACAGAAGTATTTGGGAGATATTATTTTACAGAAACCCACCAGATAGATATGAAAGTTGATAGTATCAATCAGTCGGGAACCTGCGAAGGGCCTACCAAGATTTTTAAGCCGTCAGAAGACATGTCTTTTAACCTTATAAAAGAAGGAGGACGGCTAAAACTCATAAGAAAATAGATGGAAAAACTATATGATAATAATTTCAACAGACTGGGATTGAAGGTAGAAGATAAAAGAAGATCAGAAAGATTGCTCCATTTGACAGTAAAAGATTCCGGCCAATCTTTCGGTGAACAACATGGTTTCGAAACCGAAACCGATCAGCCGGTATTTTACCTATATTTACATTCTTTACAATAACAAAATTCAATAAAGATAAGGGTTTGATGTATAGGTGGTTATTTATATTTATTTTATGTATTTGTCCTTTTTTTGGTCAGGCACAAGATGTTATAAGCAAATTAGAGAAGGAATATGACAATGCTTCAAACAAAGCGATAGAACAGTTAGATCTCGCTCCTAAGTATGCAAAAGCGCTATTTTTACATAACTTAAAATCAAGATCCTACCAGATTTTAGATGCCAGTATTCCCATTGCAGCCAAACAAAAGGATGGGAAATATGCAACCATTTTGTATGCTGTTCAGGCCATGAATTATCGACTAGATAATAAAGGAACAGAGGCTTTAAAAAGTCTTGATCTGGCAAAGGCGTATAGTTTAAAAACCAACAGTAACGAGGCTAAAGGGTACTTTCAATACGCAAAGGGCTGGATTTTAATACGTAATAATAAAACGACAGATGCCGTTGCCGCTTACCTGAAAGCCATTGAACACTATGAAAATTCACCAACGACTTCTACGCTGTACGGAAGATTTGCTACCGTAGTTAAAGAATTATCCACTATTTATTCCAATCTCAATGAATATCAGCTGGAAGAAAAATACAGTAAGCAGTTTTTAGTGTTGGCATCCAAACAAAATGATCCTAATCTTATCTTTGATGCATATATGCGAATGGGCTACGTATATGAACAAAAATATGCACAGGATCCCTCGAATATAGATTTTAGAAATAAAGCAGAGCAGTATTATTTGCAGTCTGTTAAGACTTTCAATAAAAATAAGGAGGCTATGCTTAATAAGACCAATCTTTCTTATGCTGCCATCAATCTGGCCAATTTGTATACTGATTTTGACAGGGATAAGTCCATGCAGTATGCTCGGCTGGCCAATGCCGTGAGCCTGGAAACCGGCGAGGCTATTCATATCGCTTCTTCATTTGGTATTTTGGCGGAATTGGCTATACAGGATAAGAATTATGATCTGGCAAAGTCTTACTTTCTGAAAGCCTCTATGGAAATCGGGAAAAGCCCTGTTAGAGATCATAATATAGAATTGTCTATTCTTGAATCTTTATCCAGGATTAGTGAAGAGCAGGGCAATTACAAGGAGGCACTGACTTATTATAAAAGTTATGTGGATAAATACAAAAGTGTTTACGATCAGGAAAAACTCGATATTACCAAAAGATTAGAATCGCAGTTTGACAAAGAAAGACAGGAGCAAAAGTACATAAAGCTGCAGCTGGAAAGCGATAAGAAAGCACAACAAATTAAGCTGATCAACATATTGCGGGGACAACGTGAGCAGGTCTACAACAACTTGAAGCTGGTAGAAGAAAATCAACGGGAACGTCTGAAATTTTCAGAATTGGAATCAGAGAAAAAAGAACAGCAGCTTCGTCTGGCAAAGTTAGAAGCTGAACAAAAGAACAACGATATTAGCAACTTTAAAAAACTGTTGACATTCAAGGAAAAGATCAATACCTATTACATTGTTTTTATCTTCATTTTCATTATTTTGATTATCTTATTGCTTTATGCCTATAAGCAACGTGCAAAATCCATGAAGCAAAGAGACGAACTGCATGCCCTTGCTCTGGAAAAAGAGAAACAGAATTCAGAATTGTCTACCCTTACGGCTTTGCTGGAAGGTCAGGAGCAGGAGCGGGGCCGTTTAGCCCGTGATCTTCATGACGGATTAGGAGGACTGCTTTCAGGCACTAAACTTCAGTTGTCTTCTTTAGACCCTCACCAATCCGAAAATATTGAAGCCGAAATTTCAAAATCGATTACACAGATTGATGGTGCTGTAGAAGAATTGAGGCGGGTAGCGCATAATTTAATGCCTGATTTATTAATGAAATACGGTTTGGAAGCAGCCATTCAGGAGTTTGCTTCCCGCATGTCCAATACTGCATTGGATATCCACACAGAATTTATCAGTTATACGAATTCCATATCAGAAGAAAAACAGTTGATTCTATACAGAATCATCCAGGAATTAGTCAACAATGCTATTAAGCATGCCGAGACGTCCGAAATTATTGTTCAGATAAGCGAAGAGAAAAACGTATTAAATCTTACTGTAGAGGATAACGGTAGTGGCTTTGACCCTAAAACCTTAGACGTAAGAAAAACAGCAGGTTTTCATAATATAGAATCACGGGTCCAATTTTTAAAAGGAACGATGAATATCACATCCGAGCTGAATATTGGGACCAGTATAGAACTTCAAATTCCTATTCATTAGACATGATAAAAGTAGCCATCACAGACGATCATCCACTTCTAGTAGAAGGGTTGAAAAATATTTTAGGAAATAGCGATACAATAGATGTTGTAGATTGTTTCAAAAGCGCTTCGGAAATGAATGCAGGCCTGGCAAAACAAGAGATCGATATCTTACTGCTGGACATCAATCTGGCAGATATCAACAGTATTGAACTTATAAAACCTTTAAAGAAAAAGTACGGGAGCCTCCATATTATTATGCTCAGCGTTCACAATGAACTTCCGGTGATCAACAGTACATTGTGCGAAGGCGCTTTAGGATACATTCAGAAAAATGCTTCCGTTTCCGAAATCCTGGAAGGTATTACTACCGTATATGCCGGGAACCAGTTTTTATGTTCGCAGACAAAGTCTGTTTTAGAGAAAAAAATTTCGGATGGGTTGCACCAGGTTCCGAAATTAACACGAAGAGAAAAGGAAATTTTGGCCGAAGCAGCAAAAGGGCTTACGACCAATCAGATGGCTGAAAAGCTTTTTATCAGCCCGCATACCGTGGAAAGCCACCGGAAAAATCTAATTGAAAAATTTCAAACTTCTAATCTTAGCTCTGCCATTAAACTGGCCATAGAATATGGTTTGATTATTGAATAGAACATTCATCAGTCAAAAAGGTCTGCTCACATCGTAAAAGCAGACCTTTTTTATATAATCAAATAATCAGGTGTGTAATCTTAATCTTGAAATTTCAATGTTGCTTTAAAAAGATTTTTCTTTCCTGTTAAATCATATTCCTCGTTATATATTGGCTGGTACATTAATAGATAAACGCTTCCGTCAAAATCTTTTAAATTGACAGGCTGATCTGCCATGATATCATAAAACCTTGTGACAGTACGCGTAGCCGTCCATTGTTTTGAGTTTCCTTTAGGATTTTTATCGAATCTGTGATCTTTTGCATCTGTATAATACCAGTAGGACGGAGCCTGATCCATTAAAAACAATTCCTTATCCTTGTTATACAGCTCCTCCGCCATACCCGTATTCTGAAACCATGCAGCCTCACTGTTGAAAATCCCCAGAGCTACTGCATAAATATCCTTATTCGTTGTTGCTCCAATTAAAAAACCTTCCAGATTGTTAGACGTGATTTCAAATAGGAAAGGAGATCTTTTCAGATCATAAACATCATTTACAGGCTCAATTACTTTTCCGTCCTGCTTAATAATTACTTTTAACGATTGTGCAAAAGTCATTAAGCTTAGTAAAGAAAAAAGAACAGCTAAACTTATTTTTTTCATTGTATATTTTTAAATAATTGCAGCAAAGATATTGGACTTTGCCTCTATAAACACTGGCTGATTTCAGGGGTTTTTATTCTGTTTAAAACCCAGATTTCTCTTCCTGTTTTTTTCGCATGATCCTATTTACTAAAGCAGATTAGCTTTCAACTGAATTTTTATGAAAGAGGCCTTCTGTTTTTTACCATTAGACGGAGCTGAATTGGTAGGATATACTTCAGCATAAAAAGTATCATTCTCTGCCCAGAAAGCTTTTGACTCATCAGCTATTTTGAAGTTGGTAAAGTTGACATACAACAGATATTCCTGATTATGGTTTTGTTCCAGATATTTACTGATTGTAAAATCACTTCCGGTATCATGATTTGAAGAAGCATAGGAGATCAGACTTTTATGAGGAAGAATCTGAGGATAACCACCCGTAAATATGGCAAAATTGGCTGAAGATTTTACACTGTAAAAAGAGAAGTATACATCCGGCGTATCTACAGATTCTTCTTTAAAAATCTCTAACTGAAGATAGGGTGACTGTCCTACATATTCATTAGATAAAAGCCCATCTTCTGTAGATACATTCTCATGTTGAGCAATTACCTTCTCTTTTCCATTTTCATTGTATACCCAGTTTCCACCTTTCAATTGTATAAGTGGATTCTTTACTAAAACTTCGTCGATTCGTTTTTTAGAGACTGTTTTAAATTCCTGTTCCGAAACTTCTGTGATTGTGCCAAACTTTTTGAATGATTTATTCTTAAAATCATCAGTCCCTTTAAACGTACTGCTTCTGATCTGGTAAAGATCAAGACCCTGCAAAGTCATATCAAATGATGCGGTGAATTCTGATTTCAGGACAAAAGCTTCAATGCTGTTCGAAATATTATTGTTAATGCTGTAATGAATAGAGTAGAAGTCATCAAACTCTTCAAATCCATAATAATTATCAAGTTTATGATAAGCCGTTTTCAGGTAGGGCGCATCTTTATCCGGAGCGATAAAGAACCTTACAGAATCAAGCTTTGTAAATAATTGAAAGGGAACATCCTGCACATTGTCTACACCTTTTATCTTTTTGAAATCAGCAAACGTGATGCTTCTCTGTGTAACTGCAGCTTCGGGTTTATTCGTTTCCGGTGCTTTATTTTGCTGATTACATCCCACAAAAGCAACTATTATAGATGGCATAAACAATTGAGATAAGGTTTTCATTTTCTAAATTTTTGACCAAAGGTATCAGTATTCCGAGCAGTGACCAACAAAACTGTATTATACAGGGAATAAATGGCTGAAAACAGGGATATTTTGGATGATAAATTTTAAACAATTTTGTAACAGATAAACGTAGTACTGTAAATTATTTTAATAGAAATGAAAAATGTAATAATCAGCTGCTCGGCTGCGCTCGCCTTACTAATTTCCTGTTCGCCTTCCACAGAAAAAAAAGTAGATAAAGGAACTTCTACAGAGATAAAAAAAGACACTATTTCTGGATCTGAGCCGGTAAAAAATGCTATATCAAAAGTTGATATACCAGATGATTTTTCAGCATTAGTTCCTATTGATATATTGAATAGCAAAAGTACCGATGTATATGAAAAATATGGTATAGAATTCTCTGGAAACTGTTATTCATGTGATTTGGAAAGCCTATCCATCACAAAGGATAAAATGATATGGACCAATATCTGTGATGAAAAGGATACTTTTAAAATTGTTGATTTCTCAATCTCTGCTGAAGGGAACAAAACTATTTTAAAAACCTCAGAAAGAGTTTATATTTTAACTCAAATAGATAAAGCACCTGTTTACGAACTGGTTATCGAAGGTCAGAAACTGGATTTAAATAATAAAAGAATATCCAGATACTTTACAACCAAAAAAGCATTAGCTATGTTCAAAGAGCACGATTGCGGCGACTTTGAAGGATAGTACAATCTTGTAAAACTTATTTTAGAAAATTAAAAGTTGATCCGGACCATAAAATATGATGGGGCAACGGGCAGTCTTAAAAGTTGGGGGAGAATCTTTAATTACTTAAAAAAAACTTGCATTTAAAATGATTTACCTGTATAAAAAACACAAAAATAATATATAATTATTTTATTCGTAAGTAAGCTGTATAACCATTTATGGATATGCTTAGAAACAATCAAGCATTTCTGAAAACAGAGCATCCAATAACGTGAAATTTAAATTGCATGAGCCAGCTTCCCCAACTTTGACGATTGATCCGGACCAATCGTCTTTTTTTATCTGTTTTATAAAACTCTACCCTGAAGATGTCACCATAAAAAAACCTCAAATTTCTTTGAGGTTTAATATGTAAAATAATGACTTAATTATTTTGCTGGCTTTTTAGGACTCATCATCATGATCATCCTTTTTCCTTCAAGCTTAGGAAGCTGGTCTACTTTACCTACGTGCTCCAGTTCCTGAGCAAGTTTTAAAAGTAAAATTTCTCCCTGATCCTTAAAGATAATTGAACGTCCTTTAAAAAATACGTAGGTCTTTAGCTTAGAACCTTCTTCAAGGAATTTTTCAGCGTGCTTCTTCTTGAATTCATAATCATGGTCATCTGTCTGAGGTCCGAAACGGATCTCTTTTACAACCACTTTTACTTGCTTAGCCTTAAGTTCCTTCTGCTTTTTCTTTTGCTCATATAAGAATTTTTTATATTCCAATATTCTTGCAATAAAAGGTTCAGCCTTGTCAGAAATTACTACTAAATCCAATTCCTGTTCCGCAGCAATTTGTCTTGCCTTGTCAATTGGATAAATTCCTGGCTCTACGTTATCGCCCACCAAACGAAGCTCTCTCACACGAATTTTATCGTTGATCAAGTGTAAGTCCTCTTGTACCGGACGTCTTTGTGGGCCCCTGTTGTTAAATCTTTGTGCTATTGTATTATAATTTTATTGGTTAACTTTCTATTTATATTAAAGTATCGGGAAATTCGGAAATCAATAATGTCCGGCTCTCTCAATACCTTAATGCTCTAATTTTTTATATTGCTGCTTCTTTTTTGAAGTAAGCAACGAAATCTTCCAGTTTCATCACGCCAAGATCTCCTTCACCACGTCTTCTTACAGAAATCGTGCCTTCATTCTCTTCATTTTCTCCTACTACCAGCATGAAAGGAATTTTATTCAATTCCGCATCACGGATCTTCTTACCTGTCTTCTCGTTTCTGTCATCAATCTGACCGCTAATATCGTGATTTTCCAAAAATTGTGAAACTTTTTTTGAATAATCTACATATTTTTCACTGATTGGTAGAATTATAAACTGATCAGGGCTTAACCATAGAGGAAAATCACCTGCAGTATTCTCCAATAAGATCGCGATAAAACGCTCCATAGAACCGAAAGGAGCTCTGTGGATCATTACCGGTCTGTGCTTTTCATTGTCATTCCCGATATAATGAAGATCAAATCTTTCCGGTAAGTTATAATCTACCTGGATCGTTCCCAACTGCCATTTTCTTCCTAAAGCATCTTTCACCATGAAGTCAAGCTTAGGACCGTAGAATGCAGCTTCACCGTATTCAATAACTGTTTTTAAGCCTTTCTTTTGAGCGGCATTGATGATTGCACTTTCTGCTTTCTCCCAGTTTTCGTCAGAACCTATATATTTTTCTTTGTTTTCAGGATCTCTTAACGATACCTGAGTTACAAAATCTTCAAAACCTAAAGATTTGAAAACATAAAGCGTTAAATCAATTACTTTTTCAAATTCTTCAGAAAGCTGATCCGGAGTACAGAAAAGGTGAGCGTCATCCTG
This genomic window from Chryseobacterium sp. MEBOG06 contains:
- a CDS encoding alpha/beta fold hydrolase gives rise to the protein MSTLTLKDGTEIYYKDWGKGPTIFFHHGWPLSSDDWDAQMFFFLEQGYRVIAHDRRGHGRSEQTPYGHDMDTYASDVAEIVQALDLKDVIHVGHSTGGGEVIRYVSKHGKGRVSKAVLVSAVTPIMVQNENNPNGVPISVFDDIRNNTAQHRQQFFIDLTFPFYGYNREGAKVSEGIQRNWWRQGMSGSIKAHYDCVKAFSETDFTEDLKSVDVPVLVMHGEDDQIVPFETTGKVAATLLKNGKLISYPGFPHGMPTTEAETINRDLLAFFKS
- a CDS encoding ATP-binding protein, whose product is MYRWLFIFILCICPFFGQAQDVISKLEKEYDNASNKAIEQLDLAPKYAKALFLHNLKSRSYQILDASIPIAAKQKDGKYATILYAVQAMNYRLDNKGTEALKSLDLAKAYSLKTNSNEAKGYFQYAKGWILIRNNKTTDAVAAYLKAIEHYENSPTTSTLYGRFATVVKELSTIYSNLNEYQLEEKYSKQFLVLASKQNDPNLIFDAYMRMGYVYEQKYAQDPSNIDFRNKAEQYYLQSVKTFNKNKEAMLNKTNLSYAAINLANLYTDFDRDKSMQYARLANAVSLETGEAIHIASSFGILAELAIQDKNYDLAKSYFLKASMEIGKSPVRDHNIELSILESLSRISEEQGNYKEALTYYKSYVDKYKSVYDQEKLDITKRLESQFDKERQEQKYIKLQLESDKKAQQIKLINILRGQREQVYNNLKLVEENQRERLKFSELESEKKEQQLRLAKLEAEQKNNDISNFKKLLTFKEKINTYYIVFIFIFIILIILLLYAYKQRAKSMKQRDELHALALEKEKQNSELSTLTALLEGQEQERGRLARDLHDGLGGLLSGTKLQLSSLDPHQSENIEAEISKSITQIDGAVEELRRVAHNLMPDLLMKYGLEAAIQEFASRMSNTALDIHTEFISYTNSISEEKQLILYRIIQELVNNAIKHAETSEIIVQISEEKNVLNLTVEDNGSGFDPKTLDVRKTAGFHNIESRVQFLKGTMNITSELNIGTSIELQIPIH
- a CDS encoding response regulator transcription factor yields the protein MIKVAITDDHPLLVEGLKNILGNSDTIDVVDCFKSASEMNAGLAKQEIDILLLDINLADINSIELIKPLKKKYGSLHIIMLSVHNELPVINSTLCEGALGYIQKNASVSEILEGITTVYAGNQFLCSQTKSVLEKKISDGLHQVPKLTRREKEILAEAAKGLTTNQMAEKLFISPHTVESHRKNLIEKFQTSNLSSAIKLAIEYGLIIE
- a CDS encoding resolvase: MKTLSQLFMPSIIVAFVGCNQQNKAPETNKPEAAVTQRSITFADFKKIKGVDNVQDVPFQLFTKLDSVRFFIAPDKDAPYLKTAYHKLDNYYGFEEFDDFYSIHYSINNNISNSIEAFVLKSEFTASFDMTLQGLDLYQIRSSTFKGTDDFKNKSFKKFGTITEVSEQEFKTVSKKRIDEVLVKNPLIQLKGGNWVYNENGKEKVIAQHENVSTEDGLLSNEYVGQSPYLQLEIFKEESVDTPDVYFSFYSVKSSANFAIFTGGYPQILPHKSLISYASSNHDTGSDFTISKYLEQNHNQEYLLYVNFTNFKIADESKAFWAENDTFYAEVYPTNSAPSNGKKQKASFIKIQLKANLL
- the infC gene encoding translation initiation factor IF-3, translated to MINDKIRVRELRLVGDNVEPGIYPIDKARQIAAEQELDLVVISDKAEPFIARILEYKKFLYEQKKKQKELKAKQVKVVVKEIRFGPQTDDHDYEFKKKHAEKFLEEGSKLKTYVFFKGRSIIFKDQGEILLLKLAQELEHVGKVDQLPKLEGKRMIMMMSPKKPAK